From Bosea sp. NBC_00550, the proteins below share one genomic window:
- the ntrX gene encoding nitrogen assimilation response regulator NtrX, translating to MSADILVVDDEVDIRDLVAGLLEDEGYRTRKAGSADEALAAIAARRPNLVFLDIWLQGSRLDGLQVLELIKEGHPDLAVVMISGHGNIETAVSAIKSGAYDFIEKPFKADRLVLVAERALEASRLRREVRDLKTRSVQANRIVGRTTVVNQLRQTIERVAPTNARVLITGEPGCGKELTARTLHEASMRTSGPFVVINAATITPETMEEELFGVEGGDGRSRRIGALEEAHGGSLYIDEIGDMPRETQNRILRVLVDQNFQRVGGATRVHVDVRIISSSSRDLAQLISDGHFREDLYHRLSVVPIRVPPLSERREDVPELIEFFMDQISIASGLPKRRIGSDAMAVLQSHEWPGNVRELRNNVERLMILTKGDPNSEVTVEMLPAEVGAMVPTTPSGSGGERLMSLPLRDAREIFEREYLIAQIARFSGNISRTAEFIGMERSALHRKLKSLGVG from the coding sequence ATGAGCGCTGACATCCTGGTAGTGGACGACGAAGTCGATATCCGCGATCTGGTCGCCGGCCTTCTCGAGGATGAAGGCTACCGCACCCGCAAGGCGGGCTCCGCCGACGAGGCGCTCGCCGCGATCGCGGCGCGCCGGCCGAATCTCGTCTTCCTGGACATCTGGCTGCAGGGCAGCCGCCTCGACGGCCTGCAAGTGCTGGAGTTGATCAAGGAGGGCCACCCGGACCTCGCCGTGGTGATGATCTCCGGCCACGGCAACATCGAGACCGCAGTCTCCGCGATCAAGAGCGGCGCCTATGACTTCATCGAAAAGCCGTTCAAGGCCGACCGGCTCGTTCTCGTCGCCGAGCGGGCACTCGAAGCATCGCGGCTGCGCCGCGAGGTGAGGGACCTCAAGACGCGCTCGGTCCAGGCCAACCGCATCGTCGGGCGCACGACGGTGGTGAACCAGCTTCGCCAGACCATCGAACGCGTCGCGCCGACCAATGCCCGCGTCCTCATCACCGGCGAGCCCGGCTGTGGCAAGGAACTGACGGCGCGGACGCTGCACGAGGCTTCGATGCGTACGAGCGGGCCCTTCGTCGTCATCAACGCGGCGACGATCACCCCCGAGACGATGGAGGAGGAGCTTTTCGGCGTCGAGGGCGGCGATGGCCGTTCGCGCCGGATCGGCGCGCTCGAGGAAGCGCATGGCGGCTCGCTCTATATCGACGAAATCGGCGACATGCCGCGCGAGACGCAGAACCGCATCTTGCGCGTGCTGGTCGACCAGAACTTCCAGCGTGTCGGCGGCGCGACGCGGGTCCATGTCGACGTCCGCATCATCTCCTCGTCGAGCCGTGACCTGGCGCAGCTCATCAGCGACGGGCATTTCCGCGAGGATCTCTATCATCGCCTCAGCGTCGTGCCGATCCGGGTGCCGCCGCTCTCGGAGCGACGCGAGGACGTGCCGGAGCTGATCGAGTTCTTCATGGACCAGATTTCCATCGCCAGCGGCCTGCCCAAGCGCCGGATCGGCTCGGACGCGATGGCGGTGCTGCAATCGCATGAATGGCCGGGCAACGTCCGTGAGCTGCGCAACAACGTCGAGCGGCTGATGATCCTGACCAAGGGCGACCCCAACTCGGAGGTGACGGTCGAGATGCTGCCGGCCGAGGTCGGCGCGATGGTGCCGACGACGCCTTCCGGCTCGGGCGGCGAGAGGCTGATGAGCCTGCCGCTGCGCGACGCGCGCGAGATCTTCGAACGCGAATACCTCATCGCGCAGATCGCCCGGTTCTCCGGCAACATCTCGCGGACGGCCGAGTTCATCGGCATGGAGCGCTCGGCGCTGCACCGGAAGCTCAAATCCCTCGGTGTCGGCTGA
- the hfq gene encoding RNA chaperone Hfq, with translation MAAERAQNLQDTFLNHVRKQKIPLTIFLVNGVKLQGVVTWFDNFCVLLRRDGHSQLVYKHAISTIMPGHPVQLFEPEETDKN, from the coding sequence ATGGCCGCAGAGCGGGCACAGAACCTTCAGGACACCTTCCTCAACCACGTGCGCAAGCAGAAGATTCCGCTGACGATTTTCCTCGTCAACGGCGTAAAGCTGCAGGGCGTTGTCACCTGGTTCGATAATTTCTGCGTGCTACTGCGGCGTGACGGTCATTCGCAGCTCGTCTACAAGCATGCGATCTCGACGATCATGCCCGGCCATCCGGTGCAACTGTTCGAGCCCGAGGAAACGGACAAGAACTGA
- the hflX gene encoding GTPase HflX has product MAASHDHDKERAAPKPLDEIERDIAANTRAYVVGPYLQKRGIATDANQRSFAARLDEAVGLAAAIDLTVVEPVQVLLTALRPATYIGKGKVEELAERIKIEEIGLVVMDCALSPVQQRNLEKVFGCKVIDRTGLILEIFGRRARTKEGALQVELAHLNYQKSRLVRSWTHLERQRGGFGFLGGPGETQIEADRRIIQERMTKIERDLESVKRTRSLHRASRKRVPYPIVALVGYTNAGKSTLFNRLTSAEVLAQDMLFATLDPTARAIKLPHGARIMLSDTVGFISDLPTQLVAAFRATLEDAIEADVLLHVRDVAHDDTQAQAADVQAILRDLGINPDDGQRVIEVWNKADLLDPAERERQLGIASLRASEVRPVLVSALTGEGIERLTQAIETRIAHSRPVYGLNLAPGDGKSLAWLHANGEILERDDAEDGELKLIVRLPPEREGAFTARFPQAERRR; this is encoded by the coding sequence TTGGCTGCAAGCCACGACCACGACAAGGAGCGGGCGGCCCCGAAGCCGCTCGACGAGATCGAACGCGACATCGCGGCGAATACGCGCGCCTATGTCGTGGGACCCTATTTGCAGAAGCGCGGCATCGCCACCGACGCCAACCAGCGCTCCTTCGCAGCGCGGCTGGACGAGGCGGTAGGGCTGGCAGCTGCGATCGACCTGACCGTCGTCGAGCCTGTGCAGGTGCTGCTGACCGCACTGAGGCCGGCGACCTATATCGGCAAGGGCAAGGTCGAGGAGCTGGCCGAACGCATCAAGATCGAGGAAATCGGCCTCGTCGTGATGGACTGCGCCCTGTCGCCGGTCCAGCAGCGCAATCTCGAAAAGGTCTTCGGCTGCAAGGTCATCGACCGCACCGGCCTCATTCTCGAGATCTTCGGGCGGCGTGCCCGCACCAAGGAAGGTGCGCTTCAGGTCGAGCTCGCCCATCTGAACTATCAGAAGAGCCGGCTCGTGCGGTCCTGGACCCACCTAGAGCGCCAGCGCGGCGGCTTCGGCTTCCTCGGCGGCCCCGGCGAGACCCAGATCGAGGCGGACCGCCGCATCATCCAGGAACGGATGACCAAGATCGAGCGCGATCTGGAGAGCGTAAAACGCACCCGATCATTGCATCGCGCCAGCCGGAAACGCGTGCCTTATCCGATCGTTGCGCTCGTCGGTTACACCAATGCCGGAAAATCCACGCTCTTCAACCGGCTGACCTCGGCCGAGGTGCTGGCGCAGGACATGCTCTTCGCCACGCTCGACCCGACGGCGCGCGCGATCAAGCTGCCCCATGGAGCGCGGATCATGCTGTCCGATACCGTCGGCTTCATTTCCGACCTGCCGACGCAGCTCGTCGCCGCCTTCCGCGCCACGCTGGAGGACGCGATCGAGGCAGATGTGCTGCTGCATGTCCGCGACGTCGCCCATGACGACACGCAAGCGCAGGCCGCCGACGTACAGGCGATCCTGCGCGATCTCGGCATCAACCCGGATGACGGCCAGCGCGTCATCGAGGTCTGGAACAAGGCCGATCTACTCGACCCGGCAGAACGCGAACGCCAGCTCGGCATCGCTTCGCTCCGGGCGTCGGAGGTACGGCCGGTCCTGGTATCGGCGCTGACCGGCGAGGGGATCGAGCGCCTGACGCAGGCCATCGAAACCCGCATCGCCCATAGCAGGCCGGTCTATGGGCTCAATCTCGCTCCCGGCGACGGCAAGTCGCTCGCCTGGCTTCACGCCAATGGTGAAATCCTCGAGCGCGATGATGCGGAGGATGGCGAGCTGAAGCTCATCGTCCGGCTGCCGCCCGAGCGGGAAGGGGCGTTCACCGCCCGGTTTCCGCAAGCCGAGCGGCGCCGATAG
- the mazG gene encoding nucleoside triphosphate pyrophosphohydrolase — MKPSRDIARLIEIMAALRTPGTGCPWDLEQDFSSIAPYTIEEAYEVADAIQRGDKLDLKDELGDLLLQVVFHSRMAEEEGSFAFPDVVEAITSKLIRRHPHVFGDARDLSPAEVKLLWHRIKAEEKAAKAAAREAAGLSPQEEDKSILAGVPHTLPALSRAWKLQARASTVGFDWNDARLVLDKIREETLEIDEALAGGDKAAIQEEIGDLLFVIANLARHVDADPEGCLNAANAKFERRFKGIEEALEAEGRNAKDATLEELEALWQAVKRAESAGG; from the coding sequence TTGAAGCCCTCTCGCGACATTGCCCGGCTCATCGAGATCATGGCGGCGCTGCGCACGCCCGGGACCGGCTGCCCCTGGGACCTGGAGCAGGATTTCAGCTCGATCGCGCCCTATACCATCGAGGAAGCCTATGAGGTCGCCGATGCGATCCAGCGTGGCGACAAGCTCGATCTCAAGGACGAGCTCGGAGATTTGCTGCTTCAGGTCGTCTTCCATTCACGCATGGCCGAGGAGGAAGGTTCCTTCGCCTTTCCGGATGTGGTGGAGGCGATCACCAGCAAGCTAATCCGCCGGCACCCGCATGTCTTCGGCGATGCGCGTGACCTCTCGCCGGCTGAGGTGAAGCTGCTCTGGCACCGGATCAAGGCCGAGGAGAAGGCGGCCAAGGCGGCGGCACGCGAAGCCGCCGGCCTGTCGCCGCAAGAGGAGGACAAGAGCATCCTAGCCGGGGTGCCGCACACCCTGCCGGCCCTCTCCCGTGCCTGGAAGCTGCAGGCCCGGGCCTCGACGGTCGGCTTCGACTGGAACGACGCGCGGCTCGTGCTCGACAAGATCCGCGAGGAGACGCTGGAGATCGACGAGGCGCTCGCCGGTGGCGACAAGGCCGCGATCCAGGAGGAGATCGGCGATCTGCTCTTCGTCATCGCCAACCTCGCGCGCCATGTCGATGCCGACCCGGAGGGCTGCCTCAACGCCGCCAACGCCAAGTTCGAGCGTCGCTTCAAGGGTATCGAGGAGGCGCTCGAAGCTGAGGGGCGAAACGCCAAGGACGCGACGCTCGAAGAGCTGGAGGCGCTCTGGCAGGCGGTGAAGAGGGCTGAGAGCGCGGGCGGCTGA
- the arfB gene encoding alternative ribosome rescue aminoacyl-tRNA hydrolase ArfB — protein sequence MIQVTPSIAIDESEIEESFVRASGPGGQHVNKVSSAVQIRFDVRQSPNLPNDVAIRLMKLAGSRLTQDGVIIIVAQAQRSQKRNREEAVERLLELIRAAAVRPTVRRATKPTKASKERRLASKERRSGVKAGRSKPMSD from the coding sequence ATGATTCAAGTCACCCCGTCCATTGCGATCGACGAGAGCGAGATCGAGGAAAGCTTCGTGCGCGCCTCGGGGCCGGGCGGCCAGCACGTCAACAAGGTCTCGAGCGCGGTGCAGATCCGCTTCGACGTGCGCCAGTCGCCCAATTTGCCCAACGATGTCGCGATCCGCTTGATGAAGCTCGCCGGCAGCCGGCTGACGCAGGACGGCGTCATCATCATCGTCGCGCAGGCGCAGCGCAGCCAGAAGCGCAATCGCGAAGAGGCAGTCGAGCGCCTGCTGGAGCTGATCCGCGCCGCCGCAGTTCGCCCGACCGTTAGGCGCGCGACGAAGCCCACCAAGGCCTCGAAGGAGCGCAGGCTCGCCTCCAAGGAGCGCCGCTCCGGTGTCAAGGCCGGCCGATCGAAGCCGATGTCCGACTAG
- a CDS encoding regulatory protein RecX, protein MPEIADRPGQGPRPARIPRRITADYLQRAAMHYLERYAAPAAQLRRVLARKIAMSCRHHGEDPAAHAEALDTVIARCVSTGLIDDRRFAEARAATLRRKGQSSRAVAARLTAKGVGRELVGELAATNADDEIAAARIAATRRRLGPWRRSDRAAFRQKDLATLARLGFGYATARAVIDGDVEGEA, encoded by the coding sequence ATGCCTGAAATCGCCGACAGGCCAGGGCAGGGGCCTCGCCCTGCCCGCATCCCACGGCGCATCACCGCCGATTATCTGCAGCGGGCGGCAATGCATTATCTCGAACGCTATGCCGCGCCCGCGGCGCAGCTGCGCCGGGTGCTGGCACGCAAGATCGCCATGAGCTGCCGCCACCATGGCGAGGACCCGGCGGCTCATGCGGAAGCGCTCGATACGGTGATCGCGCGCTGCGTTTCGACGGGTTTGATCGACGATCGCCGCTTCGCCGAGGCGAGGGCAGCCACCTTGCGGCGCAAGGGCCAGTCGAGCCGCGCTGTTGCAGCCCGGTTGACCGCGAAAGGAGTTGGCCGCGAGTTGGTGGGTGAACTCGCAGCCACGAATGCGGACGACGAGATCGCGGCCGCGCGCATCGCCGCGACACGCCGCCGGCTCGGTCCCTGGCGCAGGAGCGACCGCGCAGCGTTCCGGCAGAAGGACCTGGCCACGCTGGCGCGCCTCGGCTTCGGCTATGCCACCGCGCGCGCCGTCATCGACGGCGATGTGGAAGGCGAGGCCTAG
- a CDS encoding Bug family tripartite tricarboxylate transporter substrate binding protein has protein sequence MISKRYLIAAAVAASVVALQTPASAETWPARPITFIVPFPAGGGTDTFARPLAAQLDQQLGQRIVIENRGGAGGTVGASAASKAKPDGYTFFVGAAHHAIAPALYPKLDYNIQTDFIPIAVIALPPQVIVVHPGKVQAKTVAELVDYAKKNPEKLNYASAGNGTTHHLAGELFQISTGTKLTHVPYRGAGPALQDTVAGQVDILFDGLGSSAAQIQSGALRALAVAAPTRSEAVPDVPTAKEAGLDGYEVSTWYALWAPKGTPAEIVTRMRTEVEKALKTPTIDAVWKKSGSPIPTLSGEAFGRFVSAEVDRWGKVVKEAQVKLE, from the coding sequence ATGATTTCGAAGCGATATCTCATCGCTGCGGCTGTCGCCGCGTCCGTTGTCGCACTGCAGACTCCTGCTTCGGCCGAAACCTGGCCGGCGCGGCCGATCACCTTCATCGTGCCTTTCCCGGCGGGTGGCGGCACCGATACCTTCGCGAGACCGCTCGCCGCGCAGCTCGATCAGCAACTGGGCCAGCGCATCGTCATCGAGAATCGCGGCGGAGCGGGCGGCACGGTCGGCGCGTCGGCTGCGTCCAAGGCCAAGCCCGATGGCTACACCTTCTTCGTCGGGGCCGCGCACCATGCCATCGCGCCGGCGCTCTATCCCAAGCTCGACTACAACATCCAGACCGATTTCATTCCGATCGCCGTCATCGCCCTGCCGCCGCAGGTCATCGTCGTCCATCCCGGCAAGGTCCAGGCAAAGACCGTGGCCGAGCTCGTCGACTACGCCAAGAAGAACCCGGAGAAGCTCAACTATGCCTCGGCCGGCAACGGCACGACGCATCATCTCGCTGGCGAGCTCTTCCAGATATCGACCGGGACGAAGCTGACCCATGTCCCCTATCGCGGTGCCGGCCCGGCCCTGCAGGACACTGTCGCGGGACAGGTCGACATCCTCTTCGACGGTCTCGGCTCGTCGGCCGCGCAGATCCAGAGCGGCGCCTTGCGCGCGCTTGCGGTCGCAGCGCCCACCCGTTCCGAAGCCGTGCCCGATGTGCCGACGGCCAAGGAGGCCGGCCTCGACGGTTACGAGGTCTCGACCTGGTATGCGCTCTGGGCACCGAAAGGCACGCCGGCCGAGATCGTGACCCGCATGCGGACGGAGGTCGAGAAGGCCTTGAAGACGCCGACCATCGACGCGGTCTGGAAGAAAAGCGGCTCGCCGATTCCGACCCTGAGCGGCGAGGCTTTCGGGCGCTTCGTATCGGCGGAGGTCGACCGCTGGGGCAAGGTCGTCAAGGAGGCGCAGGTCAAGCTGGAGTGA
- a CDS encoding class I SAM-dependent methyltransferase, with the protein MSRLDSFIRRLQAQRSMLDWAADRIEGQEGLVLELGLGNGRTYDHLRERLPGREIHVFERNPSPNPRSMPPRHLLVVGEMEETLPAFAARHAGAAALIHVDVTTGVPDRDHLAFAWLPDHVAALAKPGGLVVTGWQLDHPAFEAVPLPDDVPDGRYFAYRRR; encoded by the coding sequence ATGAGCCGGCTCGACAGCTTCATCCGTCGCCTTCAGGCTCAGCGCAGCATGCTGGACTGGGCAGCGGATCGCATCGAAGGGCAGGAAGGGCTGGTCCTGGAATTGGGGCTCGGCAACGGCCGCACCTACGATCATCTGCGCGAGCGGCTGCCCGGCCGCGAGATCCATGTGTTCGAGCGCAATCCCAGCCCCAACCCCCGATCGATGCCGCCCCGCCATCTTCTCGTCGTCGGGGAGATGGAGGAGACGCTGCCGGCCTTCGCCGCCCGGCACGCAGGGGCAGCCGCCCTGATCCATGTCGACGTCACGACCGGCGTGCCTGACCGGGACCACCTGGCCTTCGCGTGGCTGCCGGATCACGTCGCAGCGCTGGCCAAGCCGGGCGGCCTGGTCGTCACAGGCTGGCAGCTCGACCACCCGGCCTTCGAGGCGGTGCCACTTCCTGACGATGTGCCGGACGGCCGCTACTTCGCGTACCGGCGTCGCTAG
- a CDS encoding AI-2E family transporter: protein MDRKAPKRHDSIEHSTLIDSAIRIGLIGLLVYACARIVLPFAFLLIWSAILAVILYPLHLRLAPRLGQRGSALLIGLIGVALMLGPMVMLVTSLATSLYSGISTLQSQGLTVPQPPLWLDGTPLVGKKLTEIWSLVASNLPAALTKYGHLVSGPLAWLASSAGDLAIGELSFVASFAIAAVLVVHGPAAGQFARRTLERITGSEERAVRLVTLTAATIRGVGLGVVGVALIQSLLLGCGFFAIGLPAAGPLMLVALLLGIMQVPLILLTLPVVGYVFYSEATQPAIIFLIWNIVVGLSDNVLRPLFLGRGLEVPMPIILIGVLGGVIVDGLLGLFVGPVLLGVSYTFLIEWLQNNSV, encoded by the coding sequence ATGGATAGGAAGGCGCCAAAGCGCCACGACTCGATCGAGCATTCGACCTTGATCGACAGCGCGATTCGCATCGGGCTCATCGGTCTGCTCGTCTATGCCTGCGCCCGGATTGTCCTGCCCTTCGCGTTCCTTTTGATCTGGTCGGCCATCCTGGCGGTGATTTTGTATCCGCTTCATTTGCGTCTGGCGCCGCGGCTTGGCCAGCGGGGATCGGCGCTGCTGATCGGCCTGATCGGCGTCGCGCTGATGCTCGGACCGATGGTGATGCTGGTGACGTCGCTGGCGACGTCGCTCTATTCGGGTATCTCGACTTTGCAGAGTCAGGGTCTGACGGTGCCGCAGCCGCCGCTATGGCTCGATGGCACTCCGCTTGTCGGCAAGAAGCTGACGGAGATCTGGTCTCTCGTCGCTTCCAACCTGCCGGCAGCGCTGACAAAATACGGTCATCTGGTGAGCGGCCCCTTGGCTTGGCTCGCCTCCTCCGCCGGCGACCTCGCCATCGGCGAATTGTCGTTCGTCGCTTCATTCGCGATCGCCGCGGTGCTCGTTGTCCATGGTCCAGCTGCGGGCCAGTTTGCTCGCCGCACGCTCGAACGCATCACGGGCAGCGAGGAACGCGCCGTGCGCCTGGTTACCTTGACCGCGGCCACGATCCGCGGCGTGGGGCTCGGCGTGGTCGGCGTGGCGCTCATCCAGTCACTGCTGTTGGGCTGCGGCTTCTTCGCCATCGGACTCCCGGCGGCCGGTCCCTTGATGCTCGTGGCGCTGCTGCTGGGTATCATGCAGGTGCCGTTGATTCTGCTGACCCTGCCCGTCGTCGGCTACGTCTTTTATTCCGAGGCAACGCAGCCCGCGATCATCTTTCTGATCTGGAATATCGTTGTCGGCCTCAGCGACAATGTTCTCCGTCCGTTGTTCCTCGGAAGGGGTCTCGAAGTCCCCATGCCAATCATTCTTATTGGTGTTCTTGGTGGCGTGATTGTCGATGGGCTTCTAGGTTTGTTCGTAGGGCCGGTCCTGCTCGGAGTCAGCTATACGTTTTTGATCGAATGGCTGCAGAACAACTCCGTTTGA
- the aspT gene encoding aspartate-alanine antiporter encodes MSFVVEALRNNPELAIFLTVALGFLIGRLKFGSFSLGVVVGCLLAGVLVGQLDIKIPATVKSVFFDLFLFTTGYKVGPQFFRALKKDAFPQMALTVVLCVSCLLIALTFAKLLGYDMGTAAGLLAGAFSESTVIGTAGEAIQRLDLPEAERRALVNNIPVAYAVTYLVGTTALVWFLPKIGPKLMGIDLREAARAATAALHSDKSGSAGEVDGITSAARLFDVRAYRVENAQLLGKTIAELEALPKKSRIFVLRGRSGDTLFDHASEHRVRAGDIIAVMARFEVHAARGDVIGPEVSDPDLLDIPIEALDVIVTSRKLDDTSLAELAEGEFARGVFLAKLTRSGIAMPVIPTTRLNRGDVLSLVGPLTEVERAAAVIGYSDRRTPATDMVFVGFGIFLGGLFGLLSVAVWGVPLTLTASGGALFMGLLFGWLRSAYPFFGRIPEPAIWIFDTVGLCMFIGIVGLGAGPSFVAGLKATGVSLVAVGLVSSLLPHTIGILFGRYVLRMDPLIVLGACAGAGTITAALRAIQDEAQSSIPALGYTVPYAIGNILLTAWGPVLIALMTI; translated from the coding sequence ATGAGTTTCGTGGTGGAAGCCCTACGGAACAACCCCGAGCTCGCCATCTTCCTGACGGTCGCGCTCGGCTTTCTGATCGGCCGGCTGAAATTCGGGAGCTTCAGCCTCGGCGTCGTCGTCGGCTGCCTGCTTGCGGGAGTGCTCGTCGGGCAGCTCGACATCAAGATCCCGGCGACGGTCAAATCGGTCTTCTTCGACCTCTTCCTTTTCACGACCGGCTACAAGGTCGGCCCTCAATTCTTCCGGGCCCTGAAGAAAGATGCGTTTCCGCAGATGGCGCTTACGGTCGTCCTGTGCGTGTCGTGCCTTTTGATCGCGCTGACCTTTGCGAAGCTGCTTGGTTACGACATGGGCACGGCGGCGGGCCTCCTGGCCGGCGCTTTCTCTGAATCGACGGTCATCGGAACAGCCGGAGAAGCGATCCAGCGGCTCGACCTTCCCGAGGCCGAGCGCCGGGCGCTCGTGAACAATATCCCGGTCGCCTACGCCGTCACCTATCTGGTCGGGACGACCGCGCTCGTCTGGTTCCTGCCCAAGATTGGCCCCAAGCTGATGGGAATTGACCTGCGCGAGGCCGCGCGCGCAGCCACGGCAGCATTGCATTCGGACAAGTCGGGATCGGCCGGCGAGGTCGATGGCATCACATCGGCCGCCCGCCTGTTCGATGTGCGCGCCTATCGCGTCGAGAATGCGCAGTTGCTTGGCAAGACGATTGCAGAGCTGGAAGCCCTGCCGAAGAAGTCTCGCATCTTCGTTCTGCGTGGCCGCAGCGGCGATACCCTGTTCGATCATGCCTCTGAGCATCGCGTCCGGGCCGGCGACATCATCGCTGTCATGGCGCGCTTCGAAGTCCACGCGGCGCGCGGCGATGTCATCGGCCCGGAGGTGAGCGACCCCGATCTGCTGGACATTCCGATCGAGGCGCTCGACGTGATCGTGACAAGCCGCAAGCTCGACGACACATCACTGGCCGAGCTGGCCGAGGGTGAGTTCGCGCGCGGGGTGTTTCTCGCCAAGCTGACACGTTCGGGCATCGCCATGCCGGTGATCCCGACGACGCGTCTCAATCGCGGCGACGTCCTCTCCCTTGTGGGGCCGCTGACGGAGGTCGAACGCGCTGCGGCCGTGATCGGCTATTCCGACAGACGGACGCCCGCGACCGACATGGTCTTCGTGGGGTTCGGAATCTTCCTGGGGGGCCTGTTCGGCCTGCTGTCGGTCGCCGTCTGGGGTGTGCCGCTGACATTGACCGCCAGCGGTGGCGCCTTGTTCATGGGCTTGCTTTTCGGCTGGCTGCGCTCCGCCTATCCGTTCTTCGGCCGCATTCCGGAGCCGGCGATCTGGATTTTCGATACGGTCGGGCTTTGCATGTTCATCGGCATCGTCGGACTGGGCGCCGGGCCGAGTTTCGTCGCCGGCCTGAAAGCGACCGGCGTCAGCCTCGTTGCAGTCGGGCTGGTCTCGTCCCTGCTCCCGCACACCATCGGGATTCTGTTCGGGCGTTACGTCCTGAGGATGGATCCGCTCATTGTGCTGGGCGCCTGCGCTGGCGCCGGTACGATCACCGCCGCGCTCAGGGCGATCCAGGACGAGGCCCAAAGCAGCATACCGGCTCTCGGCTATACGGTTCCCTATGCCATCGGCAACATCCTGCTAACGGCTTGGGGGCCCGTCCTGATTGCGCTGATGACAATCTGA